A segment of the Streptomyces sp. P9-A2 genome:
CAGGTCACCGGTCTGCTCGGCGCGCCGGTCCTGGAGCAGATCGGCTCCACCGAGGCCGGGCACGCCTTCTGTGCCAACAGCCTCGACCACAACCACCCGGGCACCGTCGGCCGTCCCGTCCCCGGCTTCGAGGTGGAGCTGCGCGACCGGGCCGGGCGTCCGGTGCCGGACGGTACTGAGGGCGAGCTGTGGGTGCGCGGGCCGACGGTGACGCCCGGTTACCTGAACCGGCCCGAGGAGACGGACCGCACCCTGGTCGGCGGCTGGCTGGCCACCCACGACCGGGCGCGCCGCGAGCCGGACGGCGCCTACCGGCACCTGGGCCGCACCGACGACATGGAGATGGTCGGCGGCATCACCGTCTCCCCGCTGGAGGTGGAGGCCGTGCTGCGGACCCATCCGGGGGCACGGGAGGTCGCGGTCGTGGCCGTCACCGACGGGCGTGGCGTCAGCCGGCTGCGCGCGTTCGTCGTACCCGTCACGTCGCCGGAGCCCGGTCTGGCGGAGGACCTGATCCGGCTGGCCCGGGAGCGCCTGGCCGCCTTCAAGGTCCCCAGAAGCGTCAGCTTCGTCCCGTCGCTCCCCCGCACCCCCACCGGCAAGCTCCGCCGCCATCTGGTCCGCCAGGGCGCGTGGTGATCCGGTGACCGACCCGGCAGACCTCCCGACAGACCTTCCGACAGAAAGGACCGGCCCCATGCGACAGCAGGAGCCCTCGTTCTCCGACCGCGGGTTCTACCTGGGCCCGGTGTTCCGGCGGGCCGCCGACCGGCACGGAGCCGTCTTCGTCACCCTGGACCGCCCGCTGGACGTCCGCCCCGAGTTGGGGGTCGACCTCAGCTACCCGGTGCTGGCCGACGTCGTCGAGGAGCTGTCCGGCCGGCTGTGGGAGGCCGGGGTACGGCCCTCGGAGCAGGTGGTCGTGCACAAGACGGACAACGTCGACATCATGCTGCTGACCTGCGCCGTCTCCCGCATCGGCGCCGTGCCCGTACTGCTCTCGCCGGGTCTGGACGGTACGGTCGCCGGCCGGCTGCTCGCACGGCTCCGGCGGCCCTGGCTGATCACCGACAGGGCGAAGCTGGACGGCCCGCTGAAGGAGGTCGACCTCTCCGCGCTGGTGGGGCGGACACTGTCCGTGGACGACGCGCCGGGAGCCGATCCGCTGGAGAAGTACGCCGGCGCCGAACTTCCCGCGCCCGTGCGGCTGCACCCCCGCGAACCAGCGCTGATCACTCACAGTTCCGGCACCACCGGCGTGCCCAAGCTCGCCGTGCACTGCGCGAGCACCATGGGGAGCCGGCTCGTGCCGCAGAAGGCGATGGGCTGGCCCACGCGCGGTGAGACGGCGGCGCTGCACATGTCCTTCGTGCACTCGCGCTTCTACCATCTGCTCGGCGTCCTGCTGCACTTCGGCAGCCCGCTCGTGCTGATCACCGATCCGGAACCGGCCGCGGTGGGACCGTTGCTGGCCCGGCACCGGCCCGGCATCGTGGAGACCCACCCCAACACGTTCGTGCTGTGGGAGGAGCTGGCGGACGCGCCCGGAGCGCCGCTGTCCCGGGTCCTGTCGTACGGCTCCACGTTCGACGCCATCCATCCGCGCACCGTCCGGCGGCTGCTGGGCGCCTCCAGGCGTCGTACGCCCTGGCTGATCCAGCTGTACGGGCAGAGCGAGACGGGGCCGGTCGCGTTCCAGTGGTTCACCCGGCGCGGTGCCGCACGGGCGGACGGACGCCGGGTCGGGATCGGGATACCCGGCTTCACCCGCGTCCGCGTCACCGGCCCCGACGGCAGGCGGGTGCCGGCCGGTACACCGGGCCGGATCGAGGCCCGGACCAGGGGCCGCATCCTCACCTACCTCGGCGCCCGGGAGCAGTACGAGCGTCAACTGGACGGCGGGTGGTGGCGGATGGGCGACATGGGATACCGGAGCCGCTCGGGCGCGCTGCACCTGATCGACCGTGAGGTCGACCGGATCGACTCCCTGCGCAGCAACCTGGAGGTCGAGGACACGCTGATGTCCCGGCTGGAGGAGCTGCGCGAGGTCGTCATCGTGCAGGGCGCGAACCGCGAACCGGTGCCGGTGGTGTGCGTCAAGGGCGAACGGCCCCTGGACCCGGAGCGCTGGCGGGAGGCCACCGCCGACCTGCCGGCGATGGCCGAGCCGCGGCAGTGGCGGTTCGAGGAGCTGCCGATGACGGCCACGTGGAAGGTGAAGCGGGTAGAGATCACCCGCATGCTGGCAGCGGGGGTCCGCGCATGAGCCCGGACGTCGCCGGAGAGCATCCGGTCGTCGTGGTGGGCGCCGGTCCTGTGGGTTTGTCCGCGGCGCTCGCTCTACGGGCCCGCGATCTGCCGGTCGTCCTCCTGGAGGCCGACCCGAAGGGCCGTCGGCGTCCCGGCAGCCGCGCCCTGTTCGTGCACCGGGAGACCCTGCGGCTGCTCGACGGGATGCGTCCGGGGCTGGCCGCCGAGATCACCGCGTACGGGCGCACCTGGCACACCCGGCGGACCCTGTACCGGGGCCGTGAGGTGTACTCCCGCACCTTTCCGCCGCCCTCCGGCCTGCCGCCCTTCACCAGTCTGCGACAGGTGGACACCGAACGCTTCCTGCTCGCCGCCTGCGAGGCGGCCGGGGTGGAGTTCGTCTGGGACGCGGAGGTGGCGCACGTACGGACCACCCCCGCGGAGGCCGTGCTGACCACCGAGGACGGGCGGGCCTGGAGCGCCCGGCACGTCATCGCCGCGGACGGGGCCCGCTCGGCGGTCCGGGCCGCGCTGGACATCCGGATGGAGGGCACGCACGGGGAGGGCTTCCACGTCGTCGTGGACGTGGCCGACGTACCGGGCGCCGAGCTGCCGCTGGAGCGGGTCTTCCACTACGAGCATCCGGGGCTCGGCGGGCGCAGCGTGATGCGGGTGCCGTTCACCGGTGGCTTCCAGGTCGACCTGCAGTGCCGGGACGACGACGCGCGGGAGGCGTACGGCACTCGGGAGGCCGTACGGGAGTGGCTGCCCGCGGTCGTCGGGGACGGGTACGCCGAGCGGATCCTGTGGGTGTCGACGTACCGCTTCCTGCGGAAGGTCGCGGCCTCCTTCACCGATCCGCACGGGCGGGTGCTGCTCGTCGGCGAGGCGGCGCATCTCTTCCCGCCGTTCGGCGCGCGGGGCATGAACAGCGGGATCGCCGACGCGGCGGCGGCAGCGGAAGCCGTCGCGGCGTCCCTCGCTTCGGGGTCGGCGGCGGCGGTCGCCGGGTTCGCCGAGGTCCGGCGGGCGGCGGGCCTGTTCAACAGCGCCGCCGCCGGGACCGCGCTCGATCATCTGCGGCCACGACGCCGGATCATCCGGGTCAAGCAGCGGGTGGCCGCGGCCTTCTCGCCCGTACTGCCGTGGTGCGGGTCGTGGCTGGAGCACGCGCCGTACGGCCCCCGGCACGGGGCGCCCGCCGTCGCGGGCCGCAAGTACTGAGGAAGGAACGCCTGTGACACGACCGGTGAGGGCCGAGCGGTTGTCGACGTGGACGCCCCGTCGTGGGCTGACGGCCGGTCCGGCGGTCGGCGGGCGGTTGCTCGTCGCGGACTCCTGGCTGGTGCGGGACGGCCGGGTGCGTGCCCTCGACCGGCACCGGGAGCGGTTCCTGCGGGCCTGCGGCGAGTGCGGCGGGCCGCCGCTGCGACAGCTGCAGGACTTCTGGCGGGACATGACCGCCGCACTGCCGCGCACCGGCGAGTGGTTTCCCCGCGTCGAACTGGCGGCCGACTCCGGAGAGTTGCGGCTGCTGCTGCGGTTCGCGCCGCCGCTCGGCTCCGAGGTGTGCCTCTGGGCGGCCGGGCAGCCCGATCCGCGGGCCGCCCCCCGGCGCAAGGGCCCCGACCTGGACGCCCTGGCCCGGGTCCGGCGGCGGGCGGCCGTCAAGGGCGCCCAGGAGGCGGTGCTGACCACACCGTCCGGGGTGGTGCTGGAGGCGTCCACCGCGAGCGTGCTGTGGTGGGAGGACGACATCCTGTGCCTGCCCGTGCCGCAGCTGCCGGTGCTGGCCGGAGTGACCGGGGGCCTCGTCCAGGAGCGGGCCCTGCGCTCGGGCATCAGGGTCGCCCTCCGCGAGCGGACGGTGGCCGAACTGGACGGCCGTGAGGTGTGGCTGGTCAACGCGCTGCACGGGATCCGGCCCGTGACGGGCTGGGCCGGGGGGCCGATGCGGGCGGCTCCGGCGGTGCGCGCGCCGGAATGGCGGAAATGGCTGGACGAGGTCATGGAGCCGCTGCCGGGCGACTGAGAACCGGACACCGAAAAGGCGCCGGATCGCATCGCATTCGACCCGGCGCCATTTTCCGCTGCCCGAATTCGGTACTGTTTCTGAATTTCCGCTTCTGGAGTGCTGTTTCTGGAGTGCTACTTCTGAGCGGGCTGATAAGCCCCCGGGACCATCCGTGTCGCGATCGCGATCCGGTTGTAGGCGTTGATGACGGTGGCCGCCCAGAGGAGTGCCGCGATCTGCTGCTCGTCGAAGACCTCGGCGGCCTCGGCGTAGACCGCGTCGGGCACGTGACCGTCGTGCACCAGGGTGACCGCCTCGGTCAACGCCAGTGCGGCGCGCTCGCGTTCGGTGAAGAAGGGGGTCTCCCGCCAGGCGTTGAGGGCGTAGACACGCTGCTCCGTCTCGCCCTGGGCGCGGGCGTCCTTGGTGTGCATGTCGAGGCAGAACGCGCACCCGTTGATCTGCGAGGCACGGATCCGGATCAGTTCCAGGATTTCCGGTTCGACCTTGGCTTCCTGGGCCGCGGAAACGGCGGCGCCATGCAGGGAACCCATGGCCGCGGAGACGTCGGGGGTGACTTTCTTCAGGGCCACTCGGGATACGGAATCAATTTTGCTCATGGGGTGACTCTATACGCCCGAATGAGCTTCGGAAACAGAAAACGGCCCGGTTATTCGGCCGACGCCGCACACAATTCCTCCAGCGCGGCGGCGAGCAGGTGGACGGCTGCGCCGTCGGTGCGGGATCCGCGCACCGTCTTGCCGTCGACGGCCGGGGCGACCAGCGTGCCACCGGCTTCGTCGGCCGGGTCGGCGGCGTACCGGGCGAGCCAGGCGCCCACGGCGTCATCGAGCGCGTCGCCGTTCGGGCGGGCGAGGAGCCGTCCCGGCGGGGAGGCGTTCGGCGCGCCGGAGGTCGGTCCAGGTCAAGCGGACGGTTCCGGGCGGGGAGCGGTGATGATGGTGGTGCGCAGGGCCTCCACGGCTCGGGTGCGGGCGCCGACGAGTTCGGGTTCGGCGACCTGGGCCACTGCGACCGGCACGCCGCGGGGCAGTTCGGCGAAGTGTGCGCGGATCGCCTCGGCGATGCCCGGATCGGCGCCCCAGTCACCGCCGAGGACGATCAGCCGGGGGTCCGCCAGGGCGACCGCCGCCGCCAGCACCCCGCCCACCGCGCGGGCCAGCGCGCCGCGGGTCCGCCGCGCCGTCGCGGAGTCGCCGAGGGCGGCGGTGCGCAGGGCGTCTACGTCGATGGCGGTGGACTCGGCACGGCGCAGGCCGAGTTCGGCGAAGACCTCGATGAGGGGCAGCGCCGTGCCCCGGGGCCCCGCGGTGTAGAGGTGGGCGATCTCGCCGGCCAGCCCGTGGTGTCCGCGGCGGACTTCCGCGTCGGTGACCACCGCGCAGCCCAGCCCCTCGCCGAGGTGGACGTAGACGAAGTCGTCGACCCCGAGGGCGCATCCGGTGGCGCGCTCGGCGCGGGCGGCCCAGTTGATGTCGTTGTCGACGAGCACCGCCCCGTCCACCAGCCCGGTCAGCACCTCGGCCGGGTCCAGGTCCCCGACCAGGAACGGGGCGTCCGGCAGATGCACCAGGCGTCCGGTGGCGCGGTCGACCGGATCGGCCGCGCTGATCACGGCCGTACGCAGTCGGCCGTGCGCCTGGGGCCGGACGAGCGCGACCGCTTCGGTCAGGGCCCGGGCGGTCGCGTGCGGGCCCGGGGCGCGCCCCAGGCCGACTTCGGCGCGGGCGGTGACAGTGCCGAAGGCGTCGACCGTCTCCGCGACGACGCCTTCGGGGCTGATGCCCGCCACCAGCGCCACCCCGGTGTCCGCGGCCAGCGAGTAATAGGTGCCGACCCGGCCGCGGCCGGTGGTGCGCTCCCCCGTGTCGGCGAGCAGGCCCGCCTCGCTCAGCCGCCGCACACTGTCGGAGACCGTCGGTTTGGAGATCCCGGTCCGGGCGGCGATCTCCGCGCGGGTCAGGCGCCCTTCCTCCATCAGCGCGCGCAGCACGTTCTCGTCGGTCAGCGCGCGCAGCATTTCGAGTGACGGCTTGGCCAGTGACATGCCGAGGATTTTAGTCAGGACTCTTGCCCAAATGTGAGCGCGCGGCTACGTTGACTATCTAGTAAGGAGTCCTGACCAAAGGAGCCCGAGCAATGACGCTCGCAACCGGTACCCAGCAGGCCGCCCTCCCCGCCCTGCCGCACTGGGAGACCGTCCCCGACGACCTCGCCGCCGCCGTCCGCGAGATCAAGCCCGCGCTGCGCGCCCGCATCGAGGCCTCCGGACGCACCGTCGAGGAGGTCTTCGCCGTCGTCGAGGAACGCGTCCGCGCCCGCCTGGCGGAGATCCAGGCGGACAAGGAGCGCGGCGAGAGTGTGTGGCCGGTCATCGACTACGCGGACATCGCGAACGGCACCGTCACCCCGGAGCAGCTCGACAAGCTCCGCCGCCGCGGCTGCCTCATCGTCCGCGGCCACTTCGAACGCGACCAGGCCCTCGCCTGGGACGCCTCGATCGTGGACTACGTGGAGCGCAACGAGTTCTTCGAGAACTACCAGGGCCCCGGCGACGACTTCTTCGGCAGCGTCGGCTCCAAGCCGGAGATCTACCCCATCTACTGGTCGCAGGCCCAGATGGAGGCCCGCCAGAGCGACCGGATGGCCGACGTCCAGTCCTTCCTCAACTCCCTGTGGAAGCACGAGTCCGAGGGCGTGCGGTGGTTCGACCCGAACCGCGACGCGCTCTACCCCGACCGCATCCGCCGCCGTCCCCCGGGCGCCGACTCGGGCGGGCTCGGCACCCACCTCGACCCCGGCACCCTCGACCTGTGGCTGACGCAGGCCTACCAGCAGGCCTTCCGCCACCTGTTCGACGGCAGCGTCGAGGAGTACGACCCCTGGGACGCCGCGCACCGCACGGCCGGGCCCCAGTACCCCGGCTCCACCATGTGCTCGGCCTTCCGCACCTTCCAGGGCTGGACCGCCCTGTCGGACATGGACCACGACCAAGGCGTCCTGCACACCGTCCCGATCCCCGAGGCCATGGCGTACCTCATGCTGCGGCCGCTGCTCTCGGACGTCCCGGACGACGACATGTGCGGCGTGACCACCAACCAGGTGTTCCCCGCCGACGAGAAGTGGCACCCGCTCCTCATGGAAGCCCTCACCGGCATCCCCGACGTCAGGGCCGGTGACTCCGTCTGGTGGCACTGCGACATGATCCACGGCGTCGCGCCGATCACCGACCAGAAGGGCTGGGGCAACGTCATGTACATCCCCGCCGCTCCCTGGTGCCCCCGCAACGAGGAGTACGCGGTGAAGGTCCGCGAGGCGTTCCTGACCGGCTCCAGCCCCGGTGACTTCCCCGAGGAGCACTACGAGCGCACCTGGACCGGCCGCTTCGACGTCGACCGGCTCAACGAGACGGGCCGACGCGGCCTGGACCTCGACTGACGGACCCGTCGCCGTGCACCGGTGCGGCGCCGAAGTCTCTCGGCCGACGTCCCCCGGCATGACAGGGCATCACCCGGCGCGACACGGGCGGGGAGGGCACCCCGCGACCCCGCGCACCCCGCACCCCGCAGCGCAGTCCTCACCCGGACGGCGCCGGGGCCGGGCGCCCTCCCCGGGGCGGCCGTTTCGGCCCGCGCGCCACCTCCGCGCCGGTCCGTTCACGGCAGCGTGGAAGAACTTCACGCAGCCGCCGGACGACCCCGCTCCCGCCGGACGGCGCGGGCCCGACCGAGCACCCGCGATCGACCACCCACCCGGCTTGCCCACGGGCCGAAACGGCCGCCCACCGAAACGGACATCCGCCGAGCCGGCTCGCCCGGCTCAGGCAGTACCCCGCACAGCCCGCCCGGAAGCCAGGCACCGGTTTCCCCCCTTCCTCACCGGGCGCCGCCCTCCGCAGTGTGCGTACACCTGCCGCGGCGCCCGCTGTCCTTGCCCCCTGCTCCAGGCAGACGGCAACGGCACACATCCCAGGAGCTCGCAGGTGACCAGCACAGCACAGCAGCCTGCCGCCGGAGGCTTCTCGGCCCGGCCGGACCGGCTGCGTCACGTCGTCTTCATCGCGGCGTCCGCCGCCATGGGCGGCTTCCTCTTCGGCTACCGGGTTTGATTCGCAGTGCTCCGGCCTTCAGGCCGGGGGTGAAGCGAATCGTGTGACTGCGGCGCGGAGCGTCGCGGTGGCGTTGCGGCGGAGCCGGACAGTGCGGCCACCGAGGGTGAGGCCGGGAACGGATGTTCCCGGCGACATCCGCTGTGGATCGTTCGTACGCTCCTCGCATGCAGCTTCGGTACGCCTTCAGGTTGTACCCGCAGCCCGGTCAGCGCGCCGCGTTGGCGAAGGCGTTCGGGTGCGCCCGCGTCGTGTTCAACGACGTGGTGCGTGCCCGTGAGGATGCCCGTGGGGCCGGACAGCCGTTCCCGAAGGCGGCCGAGCTGTCCCGGAAGCTGATCACCGAGGCCAAGCGGACATCCGGGCGGTCCTGGCTGGGTGAGGTCTCCGCGGTGGTGCTCCAGCAGTCCCTGCGGGACGCCGAGAGCGCGTACCGCAACTTCTTCGCCTCCCTCAACGGCACCCGCAGGGCCCCAGGATCGGCCCGCCCCGCTTCAAGTCCCGCAAGGACGCCCGGCAGTCGATCCGGTTCACCGCCAACGCCCGCTGGAGCATCACCGACAGCGGCCGGCTGAACCTGCCGAAAATCGGCGCGGTAAAGGTGAAGTGGTCCCGCACGCTGCCCACCACCCCCACCTCCGTCACCGTCATCAAGGACGCGGCCGGCCGGTACTTCGCCTCCTTCGTCATCGACACCGGCCCCGCCGCCGACACGGCCCGGATGCCTCGGACCGACCGCACCATCGGCATCGATCTCGGCCTCACCCACTTCGCCGTCCTGTCCGACGGCACAAAGATCGACTCCCCGCGCTTTTTGCGCCGCGCGGAGAAGAAGCTGAAGAAGACCCAGCGGGAGCTGTCCCGCAAACAGAGGGGATCGAAGAACCGCGAGAAAGCCCGCCTGAAGGTCGCCCGCGCCCACGCCAAGGTCACCGACGCGCGCCGCGAGTTCCACCACCAACTCTCCACCAAGCTGATCGCCGAGAACCAAGGGATCGCCGTGGAGGACCTGTCGGTGGTGGGACTGGCCCGCACCAGGCTGGCCAAGTCCGTGCACGACAGCGGATGGTCCTCGTTCACCAGCATGCTGGAATACAAAGCGCAACGGTACGGCCGCACCTGTGTGAAGGTGGGACGGTTCGAGCCCACCAGCCAGACGTGCTCCGCCTGCGGGCACCGCGACGGGCCCAAACCCCTGCACGTGCGGGAATGGACCTGTCGCGCCTGCGGCACGCTCCACGACCGGGACCACAATGCGGCGATCAACGTGAAGACGGCCGCCGGACTGGCGGTATCGGCCTGCGGAGCGCCGGTAAGACCAGGAGCGATCCCGGCACAGCGCGAAGAAACAGGAAGCCATGGAAGCCCGCCCGACGCCCGTGCCGCGTAGCGGCACAGCACCGAGCGAGCAGGCCAGAATCTCCCTCCTCCAGGAGGGAGAGCAAGTCAAGACAGCGCCGTGATCAACGGCGCCGTCGAGGGCATCAGGGGACGGTTCGACGTCGGCGCCGCCACGCTCAGCGCCGTCATCGCCATCGCCCTGCTCGGCGCGGCTGGCGGCGCCATGCTCACGGGACGGCTCGCCGACCGCGTCGGCCGCCTCCGGGTGATGCGACTGGCCGCCCTGCTCTTCCTGGCCAGCAGTATCGGCTCGATGCTGCCGTTCACGGCGTGGGACCTGTCCTTCTGGCGCATCGTGGGCGGCATGGCCATCGGCATGGCGTCCGTGATCGGCCCGACGTACATCGCCGAGGTCGCGCCCACCGCGTACCGCGGCCGGCTCGTCTCCTTCCAGCAGGCCGCCGTCGTCCTGGGCATCGCGGTCTCCCAGCTGGTCAACTGGATGGTGCTCACCCTCGCGGACGGGGACCAGCGCGGCAGCCTGCTGGGGCTGGAGGCGTGGCAGGTCATGCTCGGCACCGCGGCCGTTCCCGCCGTGGTCTACGGTCTGCTGGCGCTGCGCATCCCGGAGTCGCCGCGCTACCTGATCTCGGTCGGCAGAACCGGCGAGGCCAAGGACGTGCTGCGCCGGCTCGAAGGCGAGCAGGTCGATCTCGATGCCCGGGTGGCCGAGATCGAACGGGCCGTGCGCGGCGACAACGCACCGCGGTTCAAGGACCTCCGCGGCCGCTTCGGGCTACTGCCGATCGTCTGGGTCGGCATCGGACTGTCGGTCTTCCAGCAGTTCGTCGGCATCAACGTGATCTTCTACTACAGCTCCTCGCTGTGGCAGTCGGTGGGCATCGACCCGTCGAGCTCGTTCTTCTACTCGTTCACCACGTCGGTCATCAACATCGTCGGCACGGTGATCGCGATGGTGCTCATCGACCGGGTCGGCCGCAAGCCGCTGGCCGTGACCGGCTCCGCCGGCATGGCGGTCTCCCTCGCGGCCGTCGCCTGGGCCTTCTCCCACAAGACCGGAACGGGCGCCGACATCTCGCTGCCCGACACCCAGGCCGCCGTCGCACTGATCGCCGCCCACACCTTCGTCCTCTTCTTCGCCATGTCGCTGGGTGTGGCGGTCTGGGTGCTGCTCGGCGAGATGTTCCCTAGCCGTATCCGCGCGGCCGCGCTCGGCGTCGCCGCCTGCGCGCAGTGGATCGCCAACTGGTCGGTCACCGCGACGTTCCCGGCCATGTCGGAGTGGAACCTGTCCGGGTCGTACGTGATCTACGCGATCTTCGCCGCCCTGGCGGTCCCGTTCATCATCAAGTGGGTGCCGGAGACCAAGGGCAGGACGCTGGAGGAGATGGGCTGAGCGTCCCGTGCAGGGATGAGTGCAACCACTCATCCCTGCACAGAAGTTCTGGAGAACGCCAGAAGCACACCTGGCCGCTTGAAGGCCTTCGCCACCCCGAACCCCGATATCTTCCGCGCCCCCTGGGCAGAGAGTTCCCCATCGACATGACTCCTGCCGGAGTCACAGGAAGCGCAATCGCTCCATGGCCCTGCGCAGCTCAGCGGTCC
Coding sequences within it:
- a CDS encoding class I adenylate-forming enzyme family protein; this encodes MRQQEPSFSDRGFYLGPVFRRAADRHGAVFVTLDRPLDVRPELGVDLSYPVLADVVEELSGRLWEAGVRPSEQVVVHKTDNVDIMLLTCAVSRIGAVPVLLSPGLDGTVAGRLLARLRRPWLITDRAKLDGPLKEVDLSALVGRTLSVDDAPGADPLEKYAGAELPAPVRLHPREPALITHSSGTTGVPKLAVHCASTMGSRLVPQKAMGWPTRGETAALHMSFVHSRFYHLLGVLLHFGSPLVLITDPEPAAVGPLLARHRPGIVETHPNTFVLWEELADAPGAPLSRVLSYGSTFDAIHPRTVRRLLGASRRRTPWLIQLYGQSETGPVAFQWFTRRGAARADGRRVGIGIPGFTRVRVTGPDGRRVPAGTPGRIEARTRGRILTYLGAREQYERQLDGGWWRMGDMGYRSRSGALHLIDREVDRIDSLRSNLEVEDTLMSRLEELREVVIVQGANREPVPVVCVKGERPLDPERWREATADLPAMAEPRQWRFEELPMTATWKVKRVEITRMLAAGVRA
- a CDS encoding FAD-dependent monooxygenase, giving the protein MSPDVAGEHPVVVVGAGPVGLSAALALRARDLPVVLLEADPKGRRRPGSRALFVHRETLRLLDGMRPGLAAEITAYGRTWHTRRTLYRGREVYSRTFPPPSGLPPFTSLRQVDTERFLLAACEAAGVEFVWDAEVAHVRTTPAEAVLTTEDGRAWSARHVIAADGARSAVRAALDIRMEGTHGEGFHVVVDVADVPGAELPLERVFHYEHPGLGGRSVMRVPFTGGFQVDLQCRDDDAREAYGTREAVREWLPAVVGDGYAERILWVSTYRFLRKVAASFTDPHGRVLLVGEAAHLFPPFGARGMNSGIADAAAAAEAVAASLASGSAAAVAGFAEVRRAAGLFNSAAAGTALDHLRPRRRIIRVKQRVAAAFSPVLPWCGSWLEHAPYGPRHGAPAVAGRKY
- a CDS encoding aminotransferase class IV — protein: MTRPVRAERLSTWTPRRGLTAGPAVGGRLLVADSWLVRDGRVRALDRHRERFLRACGECGGPPLRQLQDFWRDMTAALPRTGEWFPRVELAADSGELRLLLRFAPPLGSEVCLWAAGQPDPRAAPRRKGPDLDALARVRRRAAVKGAQEAVLTTPSGVVLEASTASVLWWEDDILCLPVPQLPVLAGVTGGLVQERALRSGIRVALRERTVAELDGREVWLVNALHGIRPVTGWAGGPMRAAPAVRAPEWRKWLDEVMEPLPGD
- a CDS encoding carboxymuconolactone decarboxylase family protein, with translation MSKIDSVSRVALKKVTPDVSAAMGSLHGAAVSAAQEAKVEPEILELIRIRASQINGCAFCLDMHTKDARAQGETEQRVYALNAWRETPFFTERERAALALTEAVTLVHDGHVPDAVYAEAAEVFDEQQIAALLWAATVINAYNRIAIATRMVPGAYQPAQK
- a CDS encoding ROK family transcriptional regulator produces the protein MSLAKPSLEMLRALTDENVLRALMEEGRLTRAEIAARTGISKPTVSDSVRRLSEAGLLADTGERTTGRGRVGTYYSLAADTGVALVAGISPEGVVAETVDAFGTVTARAEVGLGRAPGPHATARALTEAVALVRPQAHGRLRTAVISAADPVDRATGRLVHLPDAPFLVGDLDPAEVLTGLVDGAVLVDNDINWAARAERATGCALGVDDFVYVHLGEGLGCAVVTDAEVRRGHHGLAGEIAHLYTAGPRGTALPLIEVFAELGLRRAESTAIDVDALRTAALGDSATARRTRGALARAVGGVLAAAVALADPRLIVLGGDWGADPGIAEAIRAHFAELPRGVPVAVAQVAEPELVGARTRAVEALRTTIITAPRPEPSA
- a CDS encoding DUF1479 domain-containing protein produces the protein MTLATGTQQAALPALPHWETVPDDLAAAVREIKPALRARIEASGRTVEEVFAVVEERVRARLAEIQADKERGESVWPVIDYADIANGTVTPEQLDKLRRRGCLIVRGHFERDQALAWDASIVDYVERNEFFENYQGPGDDFFGSVGSKPEIYPIYWSQAQMEARQSDRMADVQSFLNSLWKHESEGVRWFDPNRDALYPDRIRRRPPGADSGGLGTHLDPGTLDLWLTQAYQQAFRHLFDGSVEEYDPWDAAHRTAGPQYPGSTMCSAFRTFQGWTALSDMDHDQGVLHTVPIPEAMAYLMLRPLLSDVPDDDMCGVTTNQVFPADEKWHPLLMEALTGIPDVRAGDSVWWHCDMIHGVAPITDQKGWGNVMYIPAAPWCPRNEEYAVKVREAFLTGSSPGDFPEEHYERTWTGRFDVDRLNETGRRGLDLD